Genomic window (Vitis riparia cultivar Riparia Gloire de Montpellier isolate 1030 chromosome 4, EGFV_Vit.rip_1.0, whole genome shotgun sequence):
AGAATTAATTAaccctatgtttggttcctgggaaaaaaattaaaggaaatggaagaaaaatggtTAAAATTTGCTCAAGAATGGAACCATTTTTAAGTAATCTCGTTTTATTTGCCTCAATCTTTAAATTACTGCTATTGTTTTGGTTTGTTGGTCTATCAATTTTAGTAGTGAACAAATGGTTACTTTTATGGTCTGGGTCtgtcatattttaaaattttctttgaacTTTCTTTGGGGTGTTTTTCAGTGAAATTAAGCTGTTCGTTAAGATAATTATGGGCTATACTATTGGCGtcatcttaaaaataatattgacaAAGCATGGGTAGTACATTCTTGATGAGAACATAGTTGAAGGCGATGGGAGAGTCTGTTAGTAGTTTTTGTTTAGGTAAGTTTTTTGGTGCATGAAATGAACCTTGAAACTCCCCATCACCAACAGAGCTCTCAAAAACCCGGGTTAGACATCAGGGCTGAAGACTTCTTTAGTCCCATGTCCCAGTTGGTTAATATACATTTAGGTATCAGGCCAACGAGTCAGTTTTCCATCACTTGAAGTCTGTTCCTAAAATTatctacataaaaaatatttgggtttTCCATTCTATCACTCATATTTGCTGAAAACCCGACAAAAGTACTAGCTTCTGGTCTCTCTAGTACTAAGTTGATTATTCCCCTTTTTGGTCTGGAGTCTATGATGAGATACAGAAAGGGGGTTTAAATCCCATCTCATACCAAaaaagcctcaaaccttgataAAGGCAAGATTCAGGCATGCTTCTTTTGTACAAGGCCAACAGGCCAGCTAGCAACCTCATGTTGACTTCACGTCATTCTTATTTGGAAGTTATGATGCATATCGTATTAGAACTTATTAGGCGACCCATGTTGGAAGTCACATGATCTTCAAAATGTAAGTTATGCTTCATGTTTTGATGTTTGTTGCTACTTATTATGGAAGCTGTTTTTGTGGCAGGGGTTGCACTTATGCAATAACTGCTATGCCTTTGGAAGCTGGAAATTCTAGTTCGTCCACAGACAGGGATTATAATGTCAGTCAGAGTCCAATTCCTTTTAATAACGAGATCCTGCGTCTCACCACAATGTCcaatgatggtgatgatgaggATCCACTTGATTCTAATGATGGGAGAGATGAGGAGGAAGGAGATGGATTTAGTACTTCAAAAATGGAAGATTTAGAAGTTCGGATGGATCTTACAGATGACTTATTGCACATGGTAAGCATAGACCCATATGTTTTTAGAGAGAAAGAAACTAATTGATGTGACTTGCTTCATACTCTTAACTTCTGCCTTTTCAATTTTGTTCTATGTGTTTTCaggttttctctttcttggaccATGTTAATCTTTGTCGAGCTGCTATAGTCTGCAAGCAGTGGCGAGCTGGTAGTTCTCATGAAGACTTCTGGAGGTgtctgaattttgaaaatcggAACATATCTGAAGAACAGTGTGAGTTCTATTTTATCTTTGGAAATTAGTGCTCAAACAAGGTTAGAGGCGAaagtctctctctcttcccacccccccccccacctgcttttcttctttccctCCTTGCCATGCTTCTACTTGTGTTGATTCGATTTACTTGTTGaactatgaatttttttaaaaatacgcCTAAAATCCTCTAAATATGTGAATCAAATACCAGAATATTTGTAATGCATATGGGAAAAATAAGATAGAATAGATGAGAATCTTTTAACATAATAATTGTGAATTTGGACATGGGATTGTTAAAAAATCCAATGGTAAATGACCATGCGAATCTCAGGGATagctttgttttatttatttatttattggtaaTGCCTTTCTTCTTCACCAATTTTTCCTTGGTAAGTAAATGTGTGTCAAATTGCTCACTAATTATATTCATTTGCAGTTGAGGATATGTGTCGTAGATATCTGAATGCCACTGAAGTGAATATTTTTGGTGCTCCTTCAATTCACTCGCTGGTTATGACAGCGATGTCTTCTTTAAGGTAACTGACTTTTGTACTGTTTAAACTTCTGTGATCAAGTATCTATTATCCATTATTGCTGATATATATCTGGTGTTTCAGAAATCTGGAGACCTTAACCTTGGGGAAAGGAACATTAGGGGATGCATTTTTTCAAGCCTTGGCTGATTGTTATATGTTGAAGAGACTGCTTGTTAATGATGCTACTCTTGGTAATGGTATCCAGGAGATACCAATATACCATGATAGATTGCATCATCTTCAAATTACGAAATGTCGCGTACTCCGTATATCTGTCAGGTAAACATTACAAAGTTTTAGATCAGACTATGGACATGTCTTTCAGTCAATTTCTGTAATAAAATGTGATTTTTGGCAGGTGCCCCCAGCTTGAAACCTTGTCTCTGAAGCGCAGCAGTATGGCACATGCTGTGCTTAATTGCCCTCTTTTGCACGACCTTGATATAGGCTCTTGCCACAAGCTTACAGATGCTGCAATTCGCTCAGCAGCAACATCATGCCCTTTATTGGAATCTTTGGATATGTCAAATTGTTCATGTGTTAGTGATGATACCCTTCGTGAAATAGCCCTCACTTGTGCTAATCTTCATATTCTTGATGCATCATACTGCCCAAACATCTCACTTGAGGTTTGTCTTCCTAGTTTGAACCATCTTTATCTAGGTGGGTATTTGAATATACCTCTATTTGacattttcttttgctttttttctttggaaGTCTGTAAGGCTGTCAATGTTGACAGTTCTTAAGCTTCACAGTTGTGAGGGCATAACTTCAGCTTCCATGGCTGCAATATCGCATAGTTATATGTTGGAGGTTTGGAATTTCTTGTCCCAGATTTTGATTTTGCCTTAGGTGTCTCTGGTGGCATTTCTGAGTGAATTGTCTGAATCTGTCAAATGTAATTCTGACTTTGCTGCAGGTTTTGGAGCTTGATAATTGCAGCTTATTGACTTCAGTGTCCCTGGACCTTCCTCGTTTGCAAAATATTAGACTAGTGCATTGTCGCAAGTATGATTAACCATTCCCACACCCTTTCGTGCACTTAAAAAAATCCCTTCTTGGGTATTTCTGTTATGCTCTatcataaatagtaatattttgttgttattattatttctgcAGGTTTGTTGATTTAAATTTACGAAGTACCATGTTGTCATCTATGACTGTGTCTAATTGTCCTGCACTCCACCGAATCAATGTTAGTTCAAATTCACTTCAGGTTtgtatttcattaaaaaacaaTACAGTTCCTTCCAGTGCTTGGTTCcatcaattttaaaaagataaaatccTGAAGGGAATATGTTTATGATAATGCAGAAATTAGTGTTGCAAAAGCAAGCAAGTTTAACTACATTAGCTCTGCAATGCCAATATTTGCAAGAAGTGGACCTGACAGATTGTGAATCTCTCACAAACTCCATTTGTGATGTTTTTAGTGATGATGGTGGATGCCCCATGCTAAAATCATTAGTTCTAGATAACTGCGAGGTTTGtgaatcatgatttttttttttaaattataattttatgaatcTTGCTCCTGCTTTTCATGTGCTGGTTTAAAGGCTAATGAAACAAAGAATATGGTAGTTCCAACATGATTATGATGACGTTTTGTTAGtatcatttattttctctttaccGGTTCTTCACATGAAACACTCAGTAGTTGCTAATGATATGCCAAGTCTGAGATTAACATCTATGTCActaaagtttattttctttattttatggcAAGATGttctttttaacattttgaGGTATTAGGTTGTTTGGATTTAACAAACAGATATTAGAAGAACCACATGCTATTGCCAGATATGTAAAGATTAGTTTCTCATACATTGGGGTAATGCCACTTGTAGTCTGCATTATGAGGACCTATATTCtggttcttatttttctttttaggaatcaCTACTTGGATCAACTAGGCAGCTGTGTATCATCTCTGCACAAATTGATTGGTGCATGGTAGTCACAAGATCGTGTTGATATTTCAGTCTTCTGTTTGAGTTCTGATTTGATAGTTCACATACACACCTTGAAATgcaattttaataaaactaGAGTTTTAACTAAGTGTATAGTAaccttttttaattaatttatgctGGTTATCTTTTGAGAGGATTCtgatacaaaatatatataaaaatatctataaagaGCAAGAGGTGGAGGATATTGCTTACCCAGTTGGAGTTGGATCGATGAAGTTGAGGAGTGCCTGTGGGGTGCTGTATGATTGTGGAATGCCTATGGAGTGATAACTCCAATTCCTAAATTATGTATCAAGTAATAATTCTTACTATCTTACACATATTGGGTGAACACCTGAAGGTAGGGAGTGCTGAGAGTGACATAGACTACCCCTACCGAAGCACATTATGGCATTAGCTGGAAAAGTCAAGATATGGCTGGACTGTGTCTCAGGTATATGGGTGTAAAAGAGAATGGGGATGTTCAAAACCCCATTTAGTTGAGGTAGGATGGAACTTGGGAGCTTCACCTGAGCTTAATTAGTTCTACTCTGGTggtacctatcaaaaaaagtaTTAGTTCTACTCTGGTggtacctatcaaaaaaaaaaaatagttctacTCTGGTGGTGGCTATAACCAAGCTGAAGTTAGCACACAGGCTGATATAACTTTTAAACTAgcttatattaatttatatatacatatattgctAGAATCTAAAGTGTCTTACTTTCTGCAGTGCAAATTAGTGGTATGACATATTCAAATATCTTATCATACTTGTCATGGATTTTCCCATTGATTGACTCTGCTTCTTTAACTTTGTTCAGTGCTTGACAGCAGTGGGATTCCGCAGTACCTCCTTAGTCAGTCTTTCACTGGTTGGTTGTCGTGCCATTACTTCTCTTGAACTCATATGCCCCTATCTTGAGCAAGTTCATTTAGATGGTTGTGATCATCTTGAAAGAGCATCATTTCGCCCTGTAAGTGAGAATGATTGAATGCCTGCATTTTCTGATCAAGTGTATGTCAATAAAATTCTTGATTGTTATATTCTGTTAACTTTCAATCCTTTGGTGAGGCCAGACATAGTTCATTGAGAAACTACCATATTAATACATAATTCTAAGAACACTTTATGCAGATGTAAGTTAGTTTGCTATTTTATTTCATAGATTGAGATGTATATTGTATCTTCCATTGCATCAACCTGCTCATACGCCCTTCCCATCTGGCCAAGGTAAGAGCATTTCTTTCCCTCCCACTGCTAGCTAAAGAGCGGGGAAGGGGTTGGGGTGGTCTCTTCCTTCCTCAGCCAATGTAGCAGCTCCCCACCCTTGCCTAACAGGGGTTCTTCACCCTGCCTACCAAAAGGAATGGGTTGACATTCCCTTCCTTCGCAAAATCTCCAAAGCCCTTTCAAGGGGCTAATCTGCCTATCCCACCCTCAAATATGCCTTATTTGTATTAGTATGAATGTGGTCTACCTTGGCGATGGACTGGGCCTTCATTGTCAAGTACTTGGTAAATGGGATTTTAGTTTAGTGGTTGGAATTGGAGTCTCATTGAGAGACATGGTAATCCTGCATCAACAGGATTGAAAGGGTTGCCCTTGGAACAGATGTCACCCTGCAGTACTGCATATGCTGGCAAGGATACTAGCTGAGAGCCCTGCCCTAGCTCTTGGGCTTGTATCTCAGCTGTCTCTTACTTATAAGGCTCACTTAGCCACTTCTCAGGTTGGCAACTCTCAAGTCTCAATCCCATTCTAGATCCTCTCCACTTGAGATAACTACTATGGTTTGCTGCCATACCTTCTAATAACATTCCACTGACCTCTCCTACTAA
Coding sequences:
- the LOC117912622 gene encoding F-box/LRR-repeat protein 15, translated to MKIWCCFGLGEDEEEVRGTMREGMFGNENDDESEGKELGFLLGGQMSDLEENEMVVGSGGGGGGGDQWQLGVGGWRQFDQFASTSGQGIGDNGEAFFPEKCDRPEGSERDDCDSDDRDSWDVHHKRAKVHSYSQGCTYAITAMPLEAGNSSSSTDRDYNVSQSPIPFNNEILRLTTMSNDGDDEDPLDSNDGRDEEEGDGFSTSKMEDLEVRMDLTDDLLHMVFSFLDHVNLCRAAIVCKQWRAGSSHEDFWRCLNFENRNISEEQFEDMCRRYLNATEVNIFGAPSIHSLVMTAMSSLRNLETLTLGKGTLGDAFFQALADCYMLKRLLVNDATLGNGIQEIPIYHDRLHHLQITKCRVLRISVRCPQLETLSLKRSSMAHAVLNCPLLHDLDIGSCHKLTDAAIRSAATSCPLLESLDMSNCSCVSDDTLREIALTCANLHILDASYCPNISLESVRLSMLTVLKLHSCEGITSASMAAISHSYMLEVLELDNCSLLTSVSLDLPRLQNIRLVHCRKFVDLNLRSTMLSSMTVSNCPALHRINVSSNSLQKLVLQKQASLTTLALQCQYLQEVDLTDCESLTNSICDVFSDDGGCPMLKSLVLDNCECLTAVGFRSTSLVSLSLVGCRAITSLELICPYLEQVHLDGCDHLERASFRPVGLRSLNLGICPKLSALHIEAPSMVQLELKGCGGLSEASINCPMLTSLDASFCSKLKDDCLSATAASCPFIESLILMSCPSVGYDGLSSLRLLPHLTLLDLSYTFLMNLQPVFESCLQLKVLKLQACKYLTDSSLEALYKEGALPALCELDLSYGALCQSAIEELLACCTHLTHVSLNGCLNMHDLNWGFSSGPISELPSIYNTSSLSSHGDDHELIEQPNRLLQNLNCVGCQNIKKVLIPPMARCTHLSSLNLSLSANLKEVDVACYNLCFLNLSNCSSLEILKLECPRLTSLFLQSCNITVEAVEAAISQCNMLETLDIRFCPKLSNASMKTLRAVCPSLKRIFSSL